The Rhodococcus rhodochrous DNA window CGACCGCGAACCGCGTCCCGGGCCGGCACGACTGCTGTACGTCGGTCGCCTCGAATACGAGAAGGGTGTGCAGGACGCGATCGCCGCGCTCCCCCGCATCCGCCGCTCGCATTCCGGCACGACCCTCGTGGTCGCCGGTGAGGGCACCCAGTTCGAGTGGCTGCGCGAGCAGGCACGCGTGCACCGCGTCGCGCGCTCGGTGAGTTTCCTCGGCAACCTCGACCACACCGAACTGCTCGGTTGGCTGCACGGCGCCGACGCGATCGTGCTGCCGAGCCGGTACGAGCCGTTCGGCATCATCGCCCTCGAGGCCGCGGCGGCGGGTACCCCGCTCATCGCGTCCACCGCCGGTGGCCTGGGCGAAGCCGTGGTCGACGGCGTGACCGGACTGTCGTTCCGGCCCGGCGACGTGGCCGGACTCGTCTCGGCCGTCCGGGAAACCCTCGACGACCCCGAGGCCGCGCAGGTGCGTGCGCGGGCCGCCCGAGCACGACTGACCGACGACTTCGACTGGCGCCGCGTCGCCGAGGAGACCGCGCAGGTCTACTCGTCGGCGAAGCGGCGGGTGCGTCACCCGCTTGCACGCCCCACGATCCCCCAACGTCCCCTCCCGGACCGCGGATGAACGAGCAGCACACGGTCCAGGTCGAGCGCCTCGCACCGCACGAATCCGATCTCGTCGCCGTCACCGAACTGCTCAACGCGGTCTACGCGGTGGCCGAGGACGGCATGTGGGTGCCGGGCACCACGCGGACCGACACGGACGAGATCACCCGGTACGCGCAGGAGGGCAGCATACGCATCGCCCGCTCGCACGGCCGGGTGGTCGGCTGCATCCGCGTGACCCCGGTCGACGCGACGACGGCCGAGTTCGGGATGCTCGCCTCCGACCCGAAAGTCCGCGGCACGGGCGTCGGCCGCCTCCTGATCGACACCGTCGAGACGGAGTTCGCCGAGCGAGGTTTCGAGACGATGCAACTCGAGGTGATCCGTCCGCGCGACACCTCACACGAGTCGAAGGTGTTCCTCGACCGGCTCTACACCCGGCTCGGGTACGTGCCGGAGGAGCCCGCGCCCCTCGATACGCGCCATCCGGAACTCGTTCAGGTGCTTGCGGTTCCGTGCGAGACGGTCGTGTATCGGAAGGCTCTGCGCCGATCCTGAGTCGACTCCGTCTCAGGACGCGGTGCGCAACTCGGCGGGAGCGAGCGGCGGCTGCCGATCGAACCACGGCCGGGCCTTTTCGAGTTCGCCTGCGAGGGCGAGGAGCAGGCCCTCCCCACCG harbors:
- a CDS encoding glycosyltransferase family 4 protein, whose amino-acid sequence is MKILLVSWEYPPVVVGGLGRHVHHLATELAAAGNEVVVLSRRPTGTDASTHPTISHITDGVLVVAVAEDAPHFDFGEDMIAWTLAMGHAMVRAGIGLSRGGIGEGWYPDVVHAHDWLVAHPAIALAEYFDVPLVSTLHATEAGRHSGWLSGRINRQVHSVEWWLANESDRLITCSASMHDEVTELYGPDLPEISVIRNGIDITTWSYRDREPRPGPARLLYVGRLEYEKGVQDAIAALPRIRRSHSGTTLVVAGEGTQFEWLREQARVHRVARSVSFLGNLDHTELLGWLHGADAIVLPSRYEPFGIIALEAAAAGTPLIASTAGGLGEAVVDGVTGLSFRPGDVAGLVSAVRETLDDPEAAQVRARAARARLTDDFDWRRVAEETAQVYSSAKRRVRHPLARPTIPQRPLPDRG
- a CDS encoding GNAT family N-acetyltransferase, yielding MNEQHTVQVERLAPHESDLVAVTELLNAVYAVAEDGMWVPGTTRTDTDEITRYAQEGSIRIARSHGRVVGCIRVTPVDATTAEFGMLASDPKVRGTGVGRLLIDTVETEFAERGFETMQLEVIRPRDTSHESKVFLDRLYTRLGYVPEEPAPLDTRHPELVQVLAVPCETVVYRKALRRS